One window from the genome of Prosthecobacter sp. SYSU 5D2 encodes:
- a CDS encoding efflux transporter outer membrane subunit, producing the protein MAACTVGPDFESPDLKLTKRWRQTTDISDLPVPDQWWTLFKDRTLNGLVDRALANNQDLKAALARVETARALSGVERADFFPQLNLQNNATYEHLSANSVGANLPPGAGLPPLERDRHSAMLGLNWEVDLWGRVRRRVEGARAREDATVDNLAAQRLIIAAEVARSYFLGASLDAQEQILQETIGLRDEARQLQQSRFEGGLANEMDVARARTELELARNDIAAIERQRGAVEHSLAVLCGELPSEFRLGKNRRLPTPPRVPAGLPSSLLQRRPDIRAAEQNLRAANADIGVAKANFYPVFSLTGAGGIESIGAEDFFEYRSRTANIGPQLTIPIFQGGRLRGNLRASYGRYEESLASYKQTILTSLREVEDAMLDLKGFSKQRAAVAAAVASSQETSRLSRLRYDKGLASYFEVVDADRVVLTTRLTLAQLDGQRLTATVQMLRAIGGGWAGVSK; encoded by the coding sequence ATGGCCGCCTGCACAGTCGGGCCCGACTTCGAAAGCCCGGACCTGAAGCTGACCAAACGCTGGCGCCAGACCACGGACATCTCCGACCTGCCTGTCCCGGATCAATGGTGGACCCTGTTCAAAGACCGCACCCTCAACGGTCTTGTGGACCGCGCCCTGGCCAACAATCAGGACCTCAAAGCCGCCCTCGCCCGCGTCGAAACCGCCCGTGCCCTCTCAGGCGTCGAGCGTGCAGACTTCTTCCCCCAGCTCAACCTTCAGAACAACGCCACCTACGAGCACCTTTCCGCCAACAGCGTCGGGGCCAACCTTCCCCCAGGAGCTGGACTCCCACCTCTGGAGCGTGACCGCCACAGCGCCATGCTGGGCCTCAATTGGGAGGTGGACCTGTGGGGCCGCGTCCGCCGCCGGGTCGAAGGAGCCCGCGCCCGCGAAGATGCCACTGTGGACAACCTCGCCGCCCAGCGCCTCATCATCGCCGCCGAAGTCGCCCGCAGCTACTTCCTCGGAGCCTCCCTGGACGCCCAGGAGCAGATCCTCCAGGAAACCATCGGCCTTCGTGACGAAGCCCGCCAGCTCCAGCAGTCCAGGTTTGAAGGCGGGCTCGCCAACGAGATGGACGTCGCCCGCGCCCGCACCGAACTCGAACTCGCCCGCAACGACATAGCGGCGATTGAGCGCCAGCGCGGTGCTGTGGAGCATTCCCTGGCTGTTCTCTGCGGCGAGCTGCCCTCCGAATTTCGTCTCGGCAAAAATCGCCGTCTGCCCACTCCTCCCCGTGTGCCTGCCGGACTGCCCAGCAGTCTTCTTCAGCGCCGCCCAGACATCCGCGCCGCCGAGCAAAACCTGCGTGCCGCCAATGCCGACATCGGTGTCGCCAAGGCCAACTTCTATCCTGTCTTCAGCCTCACAGGTGCTGGCGGCATCGAGAGCATCGGCGCGGAAGATTTCTTTGAATACCGCAGCCGAACTGCGAACATCGGCCCCCAGCTCACCATCCCCATCTTCCAGGGCGGCCGTCTGCGCGGCAACCTGCGCGCCAGCTATGGTCGCTACGAGGAAAGCCTGGCCAGCTACAAACAGACCATCCTCACCTCCTTGCGCGAGGTCGAAGACGCCATGCTCGACCTCAAAGGATTCAGCAAACAACGCGCTGCCGTGGCTGCCGCCGTCGCCTCCTCCCAGGAGACCAGCCGCCTCTCCCGTCTGAGATACGACAAAGGCCTGGCCAGCTACTTTGAAGTCGTGGACGCCGACCGCGTCGTCCTCACAACCCGCCTCACCCTCGCCCAGCTCGATGGCCAGCGCCTCACCGCCACCGTCCAGATGCTTCGTGCCATCGGCGGTGGCTGGGCCGGAGTCAGCAAGTAA
- a CDS encoding substrate-binding domain-containing protein, producing the protein MSLNPSPALPRRASRAVEAAAFLREKMLAGAWTRLLPGEAELARQLQVGRNTIRAALAQLEVEGLLKTQTGRRREVTVLLSAHPKEDDRSQVAVLLLGMPYHALASSTLLWMEALRLRLQGSGWTLRIQVESAAYRRAPGRVLERLAAEQPGAVWVLYRSTATMQQWFEKQGLRAVIAGTRHPGSCLPQVDTDYRAASRHAAARLAALGHRHLVILTPKAQLAGDSESIAGFREGAGQASVGLATHNDTVEGVIASLRQVMNLRSAPTGLLVLRAEHFATCLTWLLQQGINIPGQVSLISRDDEPFLQHLHPEPTRYRRSAETFAKKLARLITTCGDGSPGRAAAPLLMPDFVKGGTLGAVAKR; encoded by the coding sequence ATGAGTCTGAACCCCTCCCCTGCCCTGCCACGCCGTGCCTCACGGGCGGTGGAAGCGGCAGCTTTCCTGCGGGAGAAGATGCTGGCAGGGGCCTGGACGCGACTGCTACCTGGAGAGGCTGAGCTGGCACGGCAACTCCAGGTGGGCCGCAATACGATCCGCGCAGCGCTGGCCCAGCTTGAGGTCGAAGGACTGCTGAAGACTCAAACGGGTCGCAGGCGGGAAGTGACGGTGCTTTTATCCGCCCACCCCAAAGAGGATGACCGCAGCCAGGTGGCAGTGCTGCTGCTGGGCATGCCATATCATGCGCTGGCCTCCTCGACCCTGCTGTGGATGGAAGCGCTGAGACTGCGGCTGCAGGGGTCTGGCTGGACGTTGCGTATCCAGGTGGAAAGCGCGGCTTACCGGCGGGCACCCGGACGCGTGCTGGAAAGGCTGGCTGCGGAGCAACCGGGGGCGGTGTGGGTGCTCTACAGGTCCACGGCGACGATGCAGCAATGGTTTGAAAAGCAGGGGCTGCGGGCGGTGATCGCCGGCACGCGCCATCCGGGCAGCTGCCTTCCGCAGGTGGATACGGACTACCGCGCCGCTTCCCGCCATGCGGCGGCGCGGCTGGCAGCGCTGGGGCACAGGCACCTGGTCATTCTGACTCCGAAAGCACAACTGGCGGGCGACTCTGAAAGCATCGCGGGCTTTCGCGAAGGAGCCGGACAGGCCAGTGTCGGGTTGGCGACACACAATGACACGGTGGAGGGGGTCATTGCCAGCCTCCGGCAGGTGATGAATCTACGTTCCGCCCCGACCGGGCTGCTGGTGCTGAGGGCGGAACACTTTGCCACCTGCCTGACCTGGCTTCTCCAGCAGGGTATCAACATTCCCGGTCAAGTGTCGCTGATCTCCCGCGATGACGAACCGTTTCTCCAGCACTTGCATCCCGAGCCCACACGCTACCGGCGCAGCGCCGAAACCTTTGCCAAAAAGCTGGCGCGGCTGATCACCACCTGCGGGGACGGCAGCCCAGGACGGGCGGCGGCACCGCTGCTCATGCCTGACTTTGTCAAAGGCGGAACACTGGGCGCAGTGGCAAAGAGATAA
- a CDS encoding alpha/beta fold hydrolase produces the protein MTNPVCRMLRLSLPPLAILLGACASMPKASPRPELRQQEWVSYDGKVMPTQTWAVPGGTKPRGIVIAVHGLSGATSDFWFIGDKLPSSGYTVYAYNIRGQGMDPVKDERGDIQSARQWQKDLETFHLLVRRKHPGVPVFWYGESLGSLICLHTAASRLNDRRDPDGIVLASPVAGLRVTVSGFKKFLLQAAAALSPRSRYSLGDLAGVDEKNIQVTSETTHGDQMAVTEHHISSFTLRLLTEIGGLLDANPNAAKRLRMPVLFLASPNDILSSPDQVQTLFSQVRSPRKRLLWYTRSYHLLLHDVQRAEVTQDLTNWLNTRVQ, from the coding sequence ATGACCAACCCTGTCTGCCGCATGCTGCGTCTCAGTCTGCCGCCGCTCGCCATCCTTTTGGGTGCCTGTGCCTCCATGCCCAAGGCATCCCCGCGCCCGGAGCTGCGTCAGCAGGAATGGGTGAGCTATGATGGCAAGGTCATGCCCACGCAGACCTGGGCGGTGCCTGGCGGAACGAAGCCGCGTGGCATCGTTATTGCCGTTCATGGCCTCAGTGGGGCAACGTCGGACTTCTGGTTCATCGGAGACAAGCTGCCTTCCTCTGGTTATACCGTCTATGCCTACAATATCCGGGGCCAGGGCATGGACCCCGTCAAGGATGAGCGCGGCGACATTCAGTCCGCCCGCCAGTGGCAGAAGGACCTGGAGACCTTTCATCTGCTCGTGCGCCGCAAGCATCCGGGCGTGCCCGTCTTCTGGTATGGGGAGAGCCTTGGCAGCCTCATCTGTCTGCACACCGCTGCCAGCCGTCTCAATGACCGTCGTGATCCGGATGGGATTGTCCTGGCCTCACCCGTCGCTGGCCTTCGCGTCACCGTCTCCGGCTTTAAGAAGTTCCTTTTGCAAGCTGCAGCCGCTTTGTCGCCACGGTCACGTTATTCGTTAGGTGATCTGGCCGGGGTGGATGAAAAGAACATCCAGGTGACCAGCGAGACCACCCATGGGGATCAGATGGCCGTGACGGAGCATCACATCAGCAGCTTCACCCTGCGTCTGCTCACCGAGATTGGCGGCCTTCTGGATGCGAATCCGAATGCCGCCAAAAGACTGCGCATGCCGGTGCTGTTCCTGGCCTCGCCCAATGATATTTTATCGTCACCCGACCAGGTCCAGACGCTCTTCAGCCAGGTGCGCTCTCCGCGCAAACGCCTGCTCTGGTACACCCGCAGCTACCACCTGCTGCTGCATGATGTGCAGAGGGCCGAGGTCACCCAGGATCTGACCAACTGGCTGAACACACGTGTTCAGTAG
- a CDS encoding M14 family metallocarboxypeptidase — MPLLPLHQAHDYRALMARWRSLAGRLKVKLHTLTVLQSEIQNVKVHWLETGSGDEPVIYLSSGIHGDEAAAAWGLLIWAEENEARLRSQRFLIFPCLNPFGLMLNTRADHRGLDINRRFHVEDDDICGPWRRLMRGRAIRLGFCLHEDYDGQGCYVYELSHFREPVSQNIMAGLRSLPPDPRKSIDGSRAQLGVIRRKRVPNLPGLPEAIVLHQLGCKLTLTFETPSEFSFDDRIRAQVEFMNAVLSAVDIPE, encoded by the coding sequence ATGCCGCTTTTGCCTCTTCACCAAGCTCACGACTACCGGGCGCTCATGGCCCGCTGGCGGTCGCTGGCCGGGCGGTTGAAGGTGAAGCTGCACACTCTAACCGTGCTTCAAAGTGAGATTCAGAACGTGAAAGTCCACTGGCTGGAAACTGGCAGCGGCGATGAACCGGTCATCTATCTTTCCTCAGGTATCCACGGCGATGAAGCGGCTGCCGCGTGGGGCCTGCTCATCTGGGCGGAGGAAAACGAAGCCCGCCTGCGCAGTCAGCGTTTCCTCATCTTCCCGTGTCTTAACCCGTTTGGCCTCATGCTCAACACCCGTGCGGACCATCGCGGGCTGGACATCAACCGCCGTTTTCATGTGGAGGATGACGACATCTGCGGCCCCTGGCGCAGGCTCATGCGGGGCCGTGCCATCCGCCTCGGTTTTTGTCTTCATGAGGACTATGATGGACAGGGCTGTTATGTCTATGAGCTGAGCCACTTCCGCGAGCCGGTGAGCCAGAACATCATGGCCGGGCTGCGCAGCCTGCCGCCGGATCCACGTAAAAGCATAGACGGCAGCCGCGCTCAGCTGGGTGTCATCCGCCGCAAGCGCGTACCCAACCTTCCAGGCCTTCCCGAGGCCATTGTCTTGCATCAGCTTGGCTGCAAGCTCACCCTGACTTTTGAGACGCCATCTGAGTTCAGCTTTGATGACCGTATCCGTGCCCAGGTGGAGTTTATGAATGCCGTCTTGTCAGCCGTGGATATCCCTGAATAA
- a CDS encoding rhodanese-like domain-containing protein, which produces MIAHVFQAALLIALAAGAAALTHAVHPRAPALYLSEAPVGKDEVNLQQIQERWQGDVVWLDARPQEVYEKGHIPGARLLNEQGFQEQLLELLDVLQTTDKAVILYCDGEKCEASRTIREKLLPIIPIEECYILKGGYPAWKAAQK; this is translated from the coding sequence ATGATTGCACACGTTTTCCAGGCAGCTTTGCTCATCGCCCTGGCCGCAGGGGCGGCTGCTCTGACCCATGCCGTCCATCCGCGTGCCCCGGCGCTGTATCTGAGCGAGGCACCTGTGGGCAAGGATGAAGTCAATCTCCAGCAGATCCAGGAGCGCTGGCAGGGCGATGTCGTCTGGCTGGATGCGAGGCCACAGGAGGTGTATGAAAAAGGCCACATTCCGGGTGCCCGTTTGCTGAATGAACAGGGTTTTCAGGAGCAGCTTCTGGAGCTGCTGGACGTCCTTCAAACCACGGACAAAGCGGTGATTCTCTATTGCGACGGGGAGAAATGCGAAGCCAGCCGCACGATCCGCGAAAAGCTCCTGCCCATCATTCCAATCGAGGAGTGTTACATCCTCAAAGGCGGTTACCCGGCCTGGAAAGCTGCGCAAAAGTAA
- a CDS encoding DUF1573 domain-containing protein, translated as MKSLSILALLTCLMPFASLAELALEVPLIELKPRPEDESVTTTFVFHNKGTKPVKVLSIDSACSCLSADLDKAVYAPGEKGTGKAEFKVSSFVGRHEKSVHVQTDDPSQPEWVIPFILEVPEVIKIEPKTLQWWIGDEAQAKTAKVTMTGDAPMSIKDITSTRENVEFSWKEITPGREYEVTVKPKNTTDVMLGALRIETDSSIPKYQRQMAFFSVYRKPASQP; from the coding sequence ATGAAATCCCTCTCCATCCTGGCCTTGCTCACCTGTCTGATGCCTTTTGCCTCCCTGGCAGAGCTGGCTTTGGAGGTGCCTCTCATCGAACTCAAACCCAGGCCGGAGGATGAATCCGTCACCACCACCTTTGTTTTCCACAACAAAGGCACCAAGCCCGTAAAGGTCCTTTCCATTGACAGCGCCTGCTCCTGCCTGAGCGCGGATCTGGACAAAGCTGTTTATGCCCCGGGTGAAAAAGGCACCGGCAAGGCGGAGTTCAAAGTCTCCAGCTTCGTCGGTCGCCATGAAAAATCCGTTCATGTCCAGACCGATGACCCGTCTCAGCCAGAATGGGTTATCCCGTTCATATTGGAAGTGCCCGAAGTCATCAAGATCGAGCCCAAGACGCTGCAATGGTGGATCGGTGATGAAGCCCAGGCCAAAACCGCCAAGGTCACCATGACCGGTGATGCGCCCATGAGCATCAAAGACATCACCTCCACCCGGGAAAATGTTGAATTTAGCTGGAAAGAGATCACTCCTGGCCGTGAATACGAAGTCACCGTGAAGCCCAAAAACACCACTGATGTGATGCTTGGCGCCCTTCGCATCGAGACTGACAGCAGCATCCCCAAATACCAGAGGCAGATGGCCTTTTTCTCCGTGTATAGAAAACCGGCCTCCCAGCCATGA
- a CDS encoding VWA domain-containing protein, with amino-acid sequence MNPTTETTLRFTGDYPAMGVWALALGLAVAMWYLYRRESRHHSGLGRWLPAGLRSLAVFILVLALSGPVLRRETTQRQLGRVILAVDTSASMKLEDEVLSDVADDDSTAANSDSRLTRAEKMLLGGSLPLVKKLAETQDVELVLLRGQQTQRLWWNRQKGKDTSGDMPLRFDVQADAPITNLDTALRDALGTVTPGTALVVLTDGQHNGPGSPEEFAATMKQSGTPVFTVGFGSEVPPPDLSVLNVQTAESVFSEENLQGRVLISDSLPPGVPAQIRISSGGKTMWEQNFNGEGKGERRFDFTFPVKQLPEAPAQERDKTLRLLQVQVAVLGERSGIEKTRANNSREVALHLLTKKRKVLILDGRPRWETRYIHNHFDRDDRWEVKMVLDDYVAEPQNGTLQKDFPRTLEDLLSYDLVLLGDVSPARFSRMQTDWLTEFVEKRGGGLILIDGLRGHLQKWAQGKTASLMPVRWVSAASAPNARITWALSTDGERQSALRLSDSPTANSSLWPTLPEMRWASSVQAQPGATTLAHFQTGADGAAGKPAAVFRPVGAGAVLYLGTDDLWRWRYQVGDLYHQRLWMQMAAWIAAPPFQAEDAKVSIGTDRLRYTPGEQSEIRVRLRNPAGEIVSGAEPRAFLLLDGKEVATLQLEPDPTHFGIYRTLTPPLKAGAYEIAVAESPAAMRSDLRLSLRVADAGNPEWATLTMNRPLLEAMATSSGGRFLREEQAATELPNLLQSIDRKQTTVAETILWSSWWWFGAVIVLLSSEWLLRKRLRLV; translated from the coding sequence GTGAATCCAACCACTGAAACCACTCTCCGCTTCACCGGCGACTATCCTGCCATGGGGGTGTGGGCGCTGGCGCTTGGGCTGGCGGTGGCCATGTGGTATCTTTACCGGCGGGAGTCCCGCCATCACAGCGGCCTGGGCAGGTGGCTGCCAGCGGGTTTAAGATCTCTGGCGGTATTCATCCTGGTGCTGGCCCTGTCTGGCCCGGTGCTGCGGCGGGAAACGACGCAGCGGCAGCTTGGCCGGGTGATCCTGGCCGTGGACACCTCCGCCAGCATGAAGCTGGAAGATGAGGTCCTGTCAGATGTTGCGGACGATGACAGCACCGCCGCCAACAGCGACTCCCGCCTGACCCGTGCGGAAAAGATGCTGCTGGGCGGCAGCCTGCCACTGGTGAAAAAGCTGGCGGAAACCCAGGATGTGGAGCTGGTGCTGCTGCGTGGGCAGCAGACGCAGCGGCTGTGGTGGAACCGCCAAAAGGGCAAAGATACTTCTGGGGACATGCCGCTGCGATTTGACGTGCAGGCGGATGCGCCCATTACGAACCTGGACACGGCCCTGCGGGATGCCCTGGGCACAGTGACGCCGGGCACGGCGCTGGTGGTGCTGACGGACGGACAGCACAATGGACCAGGGTCACCGGAAGAATTTGCGGCGACGATGAAGCAGAGCGGGACACCGGTCTTCACCGTCGGTTTTGGCAGCGAGGTGCCGCCCCCGGACCTGAGCGTGCTGAATGTACAAACAGCGGAGTCTGTATTTAGCGAAGAGAACCTGCAAGGCCGTGTGCTCATCAGCGATTCCCTGCCGCCCGGCGTCCCTGCCCAGATCCGCATCAGCAGCGGCGGGAAAACGATGTGGGAGCAAAATTTCAATGGCGAAGGCAAAGGCGAGCGCCGGTTTGACTTCACCTTTCCTGTCAAGCAACTGCCTGAAGCTCCCGCCCAGGAGCGGGATAAAACGCTGCGCCTGCTCCAGGTGCAAGTCGCCGTGCTTGGGGAGCGGTCCGGCATCGAAAAAACCCGCGCCAACAACAGCCGCGAGGTGGCGCTGCATCTCCTGACCAAGAAACGCAAGGTGCTCATCCTGGACGGACGGCCACGCTGGGAGACCCGCTACATTCACAACCACTTCGACCGCGATGACCGCTGGGAGGTCAAAATGGTGCTGGATGACTATGTGGCAGAGCCGCAAAACGGCACCCTGCAAAAGGATTTCCCCCGGACGCTGGAGGACCTGCTCAGCTACGACCTCGTCCTGCTCGGAGATGTTTCCCCTGCCCGGTTCAGCCGCATGCAGACGGACTGGCTGACAGAGTTTGTGGAGAAGCGCGGTGGCGGCCTCATCCTCATTGACGGGCTGCGCGGCCATTTGCAAAAGTGGGCCCAAGGAAAGACGGCATCACTCATGCCGGTACGCTGGGTTTCCGCCGCTAGTGCACCGAATGCCCGTATCACCTGGGCGCTCAGCACGGATGGCGAGCGGCAATCTGCCTTGCGCCTGAGTGACAGCCCTACCGCCAACAGCAGCCTGTGGCCCACCCTGCCGGAGATGCGCTGGGCCTCCAGTGTACAGGCGCAGCCGGGTGCGACGACGCTGGCCCATTTTCAGACTGGGGCCGATGGAGCCGCAGGAAAACCGGCGGCGGTTTTCCGCCCAGTCGGCGCGGGGGCGGTACTGTATCTGGGCACGGACGACCTGTGGCGCTGGCGCTACCAGGTGGGGGACCTCTACCACCAGCGGCTGTGGATGCAGATGGCGGCCTGGATCGCCGCCCCGCCCTTCCAGGCGGAGGATGCGAAGGTTTCCATCGGCACCGACCGGCTGCGATACACGCCCGGTGAGCAGTCGGAAATCCGTGTGCGCCTTCGCAATCCAGCCGGTGAAATAGTCAGCGGGGCGGAGCCCCGCGCTTTTCTCCTCCTGGACGGCAAAGAAGTGGCGACGCTGCAACTGGAACCTGACCCAACCCACTTTGGCATCTACCGCACGCTCACTCCGCCTCTGAAGGCCGGTGCCTATGAGATCGCCGTGGCAGAAAGCCCGGCGGCGATGCGCAGCGACCTGCGGCTGTCTCTGCGCGTGGCGGATGCAGGCAATCCCGAGTGGGCCACATTGACCATGAACCGCCCCCTCCTGGAGGCCATGGCCACCTCTTCCGGCGGACGCTTTTTGCGAGAAGAACAGGCCGCCACGGAACTGCCGAATCTGCTCCAGTCCATTGACCGCAAGCAGACCACGGTGGCGGAGACGATCCTGTGGTCGAGCTGGTGGTGGTTTGGAGCAGTGATCGTGCTGCTGAGCTCAGAGTGGCTGCTGAGGAAAAGACTGCGACTGGTGTAA